The genome window AGCAAAATTCAGCTACAATAAGCCGTTTATATTAAATTAATTTAAGGTTTTTCTTTTGGCTAATTCATCCGCCTCTAAATTTCCTCTCGCACGCGCCGTTTTAGGCAGGGTATACGTGGTGCTTTTTGCTACCGCCGTATTTCTGATATGCGCTGCTAGCTTTGGGTTAAATTTAAAATTTGAAGGCGTAAAAGAGGATATTTACGCTGCGAATTCTAACTTTAAAATTTTCCTCAAAGAGCGCGCCTCAATCATAAATAACGAGCTAAGGCTCATCGAAATCTACATCGACGCGCCCGAATTTGACGCAAACGTTATTTTCGACTTTGCTGTAAAAAATAATAATGAATACATGGCCTTTTTCGTCGTAAACGAACGCGGCGAGATAGAGTTTGTCAGCGATGAAAATTTGCGCGATACGTACTCCGCCTTTTTCCTATCAAAGCCTTGGGAAAACGAGCCTGAGGATAAAATTTTAAGATCAGAGTTTATGTTTGACAAAAGCGACGTACCGACGAGACTCGTCGCAAAAAAGATGAAAAACGGCAAAATGGTGGTTACGCTCATACGCTTTACGGCGATTTACGAGGAGTTTGCGCGCGGATACGAGAGGATCGGCGTAAATTCGTTCGCGATAGACAAAAGCGGTAGAATCGTATTTCACCAAAACCCCGAGCTAGTTTTAGAGCGCAAAAACATCTTTGATCTTTACGACGTGGACGTTGATTATCTAGACAGCGACGAAGTAAAATTTGCAAATTTAGGCTCGCTAAATAGCGAGATTTATTATATCCAAAGAGTTCCCGGGATCGGTTTGGCCGTGGTTTCAAGCTATTCTATGGGTAAATTCGTAAAAGAAAATTTAATATTTTTACTAATCTGCGTCGCATTTTTGGCCGCGGGCGCTATTTTTACGATTCGTTACGTCAAATTCGTCAAAAACTCCGTCATAAAGCCCGTTTTATCTATCAAAAATTTAGTCGCAAAAGCCGGCGACGGCGAGGAGATCAAGACCTACGCAAAATTCGGCTCGGTAGAGGAATTTGATCAAATCTCGGACGAGATCGTCAAATTTTACAGAGATTTCGGCGAGAAAAAGGCGAAATTTGAGGAGTACTCGCGCAAATTCGGATTTTTGTTTGAAAAGGGACCTTTTGTCTTACTCTTAATTGACGCAAAAAGCGGCAAGATCGTCGAAGCAAGCGCGAGGGCGTGCGAGTTTTACGGATTTAGTGAGGAGGCTATAAAAAGCAAAAATTTAGCCGAGCTAAACGCGTCAAATTTGACCGATATGAAAACGCTACAAGAAGACGAAGGCGAAATTTACGAAACGAACCATTTTGTCGCGGGCGGCGAGATAAAACAGGTGCGCATCTACAAGCAAAACTACGAGCTATCTAATGGCGAAAAGATCGGCTTTTGCGTCGTAAAAGACATTACGAAGAGCAATACTCTAAAGAAAAACGCGCAAAAACAAAGCGAGATAGACGCCCATTCACCGCTGTTTAGCGTAGTTTGGAAGGACCGCTTTATAGGCGATATATCAAGCGTTTCGG of Campylobacter showae contains these proteins:
- a CDS encoding PAS domain S-box protein — translated: MANSSASKFPLARAVLGRVYVVLFATAVFLICAASFGLNLKFEGVKEDIYAANSNFKIFLKERASIINNELRLIEIYIDAPEFDANVIFDFAVKNNNEYMAFFVVNERGEIEFVSDENLRDTYSAFFLSKPWENEPEDKILRSEFMFDKSDVPTRLVAKKMKNGKMVVTLIRFTAIYEEFARGYERIGVNSFAIDKSGRIVFHQNPELVLERKNIFDLYDVDVDYLDSDEVKFANLGSLNSEIYYIQRVPGIGLAVVSSYSMGKFVKENLIFLLICVAFLAAGAIFTIRYVKFVKNSVIKPVLSIKNLVAKAGDGEEIKTYAKFGSVEEFDQISDEIVKFYRDFGEKKAKFEEYSRKFGFLFEKGPFVLLLIDAKSGKIVEASARACEFYGFSEEAIKSKNLAELNASNLTDMKTLQEDEGEIYETNHFVAGGEIKQVRIYKQNYELSNGEKIGFCVVKDITKSNTLKKNAQKQSEIDAHSPLFSVVWKDRFIGDISSVSDNIERALGYKKSEIFSKEFEFKNIIHPDDRDRLANEFNIKFSLFNAASLKKENESLQSCRLIRKNLEVINCSVFIKFISKDGRTVDEVIGYFIESKLAANLTAKTGMEIARLNDSKEYAYKNTILSLFANAQEAVAVVGLDGVFLDANEAFCKMSGYSKEEAIGKPSNLLKSGVHNAKFYEHMWQSLLTKGFYSREIYNKRKNGEIYLEQLDIATVYSGSKPSYFVAAFHELPWREPEANTDESKAKEQE